From a single Apium graveolens cultivar Ventura chromosome 2, ASM990537v1, whole genome shotgun sequence genomic region:
- the LOC141707995 gene encoding GDSL esterase/lipase At4g26790-like — translation MFASIHHCPCTNSSSESLALFKTMNTLKCTLFLLLVFVHTFTIQAKVPSIIVFGDSTVDSGNNNHISTILKSNFRPYGRDFTNGQPTGRFSNGRIVTDFISEGFQLKPAIPAYLDSSYSIADFASGVCFASAGTGYDDATSNVLSVMPLRKELEYYKEYQQRLRDHFGKEIAEKIIGESLYLMSMGTNDFLENYYILPYRSSQYSLEGYQHFLCGIARNFIQELYSLGARKISLGGLPPMGCLPLERATRILYGSDCIQEYNTVARNFNMKLQDLVINLNKELPGIQLVFSNPYDMLLNIIQDPHSFGFESTAKACCASGMFEMSYLCNNFSTSTCKDADKYVFWDSFHPTQKTNAVLAKHAISNSLAVFL, via the exons ATGTTTGCTAGTATCCATCACTGCCCCTGCACCAACTCATCATCTGAAAGCCTAGCCTTATTCAAGACAATGAACACTTTGAAATGTACACTCTTTCTTTTACTAGTTTTTGTGCACACCTTCACAATCCAAGCCAAAGTTCCATCTATCATTGTATTTGGAGACTCTACTGTGGATTCAGGAAACAACAATCATATCTCCACCATCCTCAAGAGCAACTTCAGGCCTTATGGCCGAGACTTCACCAATGGCCAGCCAACTGGAAGGTTTTCTAATGGTCGGATTGTGACAGACTTCATTTCAGAGGGTTTTCAACTCAAGCCAGCCATACCTGCTTATTTGGATTCAAGTTATAGCATTGCTGATTTTGCTTCTGGAGTCTGTTTTGCCTCCGCTGGAACAGGTTATGACGACGCCACTTCTAATGTCCTG TCTGTTATGCCTCTACGAAAAGAATTAGAGTACTACAAGGAATATCAGCAGCGCCTGAGAGATCATTTTGGTAAGGAGATAGCTGAGAAGATTATTGGTGAATCATTATATTTGATGAGCATGGGAACAAATGATTTTCTGGAGAACTACTACATACTTCCATACAGATCATCACAGTATTCTTTGGAAGGGTACCAGCACTTCCTTTGCGGAATCGCAAGGAATTTTATTCAAGAACTATACAGTCTCGGAGCTCGGAAAATATCTTTGGGTGGCCTTCCTCCAATGGGTTGTTTGCCATTGGAAAGAGCAACAAGAATACTATATGGGAGTGATTGTATACAAGAGTATAATACTGTGGCCAGAAATTTTAACATGAAGTTGCAAGATTTGGTCATTAATCTTAACAAAGAGCTTCCTGGGATTCAACTGGTGTTTTCAAATCCATATGACATGCTTTTGAACATCATTCAGGATCCTCATTCTTTCG GATTTGAAAGTACAGCAAAAGCATGTTGCGCCAGTGGAATGTTCGAGATGAGTTATCTCTGTAACAACTTTAGCACCTCAACATGTAAAGATGCAGATAAGTATGTATTTTGGGATTCTTTCCATCCTACACAGAAAACGAATGCAGTACTCGCCAAGCATGCAATCAGCAATTCTCTAGCTGTATTTCTTTAG
- the LOC141707994 gene encoding EH domain-containing protein 1-like: MEINSSSISRCSKEHHTIYQEWFNLADSDNDGRLTGVDAIKFFSMSNLPRPDLKQVWAIADSKRQGFLGLNEFVTAMQLVSLAQGGQPLTSDLLNSEVDFENLNLPTMDGLDLLLAKQKRASKSSEVELNGSPMQPSTSASWFSSSKSSKKLSLTSVTSIVDGLKKLYIQKVKPLEVTYRFNDFVSPLLTSSDFDAKPMVMLLGQYSTGKTTFIKHLLKSSYPGAHIGPEPTTDRFVVVMNGPDERSIPGNTVAVQADMPYSGLTTFGTAFLSKFECSQMPHPLLEHITFVDTPGVLSGEKQRTQRSYDFTGVTAWFAAKCDLILLLFDPHKLDISDEFKRVISSLRGHDDKIRVVLNKADQVDTQQLMRVYGALMWSLGKVLNTPEVMRVYIGSFNDKPINVAAAGPLGQELFEKEQEDLLTDLRDIPKKACDRRINEFVKRARAAKIHSYIISHLRKEMPAMMGKAKAQQRLIDNLEDEFKKVQRDYHLPAGDFPNVEHYREILSGYNIDKFEKLKPKMIQTVDDMLGYDIPNLLKNFSNPYG; encoded by the exons ATGGAAATCAATTCCAGTTCAATTAGTCGGTGCTCCAAAGAGCATCACACCATCTACCAGGAATGGTTTAATCTTGCTGATtcag ATAACGATGGTCGCCTTACAGGAGTCGATGCTATTAAATTCTTTTCTATGTCCAATTTACCCCGTCCAGATCTCAAACAG GTGTGGGCAATTGCGGATTCCAAACGACAAGGCTTCCTTGGTTTAAATGAATTTGTTACTGCAATGCAG TTGGTTTCTTTGGCACAAGGTGGACAGCCATTAACATCTGATCTTTTAAACTCTGAAG TTGATTTTGAAAATCTGAATCTTCCAACCATGGATGGATTGGATTTATTATTAGCT AAACAAAAGCGTGCATCCAAATCAAGTGAGGTTGAGCTAAATG GTTCTCCGATGCAACCTTCAACATCAGCCAGTTGGTTTTCTTCTTCAAAGTCGTCAAAGAAG ctATCTTTAACCTCGGTTACATCCATCGTTGATGGCTTGAAAAAGTTGTACATTCAAAAGGTGAAGCCACTAGAAGTCACATATCGTTTCAACGATTTTGTTTCTCCCTTACTG ACTAGTAGCGATTTTGACGCGAAGCCCATGGTTATGCTTTTGGGACAATACTCAACAGGAAAAACAACATTTATTAAGCATTTACTCAAAAGTAGCTATCCAG GTGCTCACATTGGACCAGAGCCTACAACAGACAGATTTGTTGTTGTTATG AATGGACCTGATGAAAGAAGTATACCTGGGAATACTGTCGCTGTTCAAGCAGATATGCCATATAGTGGACTGACTACATTTGGAACTGCATTTTTGTCAAAATTTGAATGTTCACAAATGCCACATCCT CTTCTGGAGCACATCACGTTTGTGGATACTCCTGGAGTTTTGTCAGGGGAAAAACAACGAACTCAACGAAGCTATGATTTTACTGGTGTAACAGCATGGTTTGCTGCAAAATGTGACCTCATACTACTACTTTTTGATCCTCACAAACTAGATATCAGCGATGAATTCAAGCGGGTGATTTCATCTCTACGAGGACACGATGACAAGATACGTGTGGTGTTGAACAAGGCTGACCAAGTCGACACCCAGCAA CTGATGCGGGTATATGGAGCGCTGATGTGGTCACTGGGGAAAGTACTGAATACTCCCGAGGTTATGCGTGTTTACATTGG TTCATTTAATGACAAACCAATTAACGTTGCTGCGGCTGGTCCACTTGGCCAAGAACTTTTTGAGAAGGAACAGGAAGACCTTCTTACTGATTTAAGAGACATACCGAAGAAGGCCTGTGATCGTCGT ATCAATGAATTTGTGAAACGTGCAAGGGCTGCCAAGATTCATTCTTACATTATCAGCCATCTTAGAAAGGAGATGCCTGCTATGATGGGCAAGGCAAAAGCACAACAAAGGCTAATTGATAACTTAGAAGATGAATTCAAAAAG GTTCAAAGAGATTACCATTTACCAGCAGGAGACTTTCCAAATGTAGAGCACTATCGCGAGATCCTAAGTGGTTACAACATCGACAAGTTTGAAAAGTTAAAGCCCAAAATGATACAAACTGTTGATGATATGCTTGGGTATGACATTCCAAATCTCCTAAAAAATTTCAGTAATCCATATGGTTAA